A segment of the Candidatus Delongbacteria bacterium genome:
CAGGACAATGCGGTTGAACAGCGATTCTGTTTCTATTACGGTGGGGGACAGGGATCCGCGAGTGACGGGTGTCGGTTTGATAATAAGAAAGCTCAAGATTGATGAACTGCCTCAATTGTGGAATGTTCTTATGGGAGAGATGACCTTTGTGGGTCCGCGGCCTGATACTCCAAAGTATGTTGAATATTATAAAAAAGAGTTCAGGGATTATTATAAGT
Coding sequences within it:
- a CDS encoding sugar transferase — protein: MAKRIFDIFWSVLGLIFLLPLMLVVAVAVKLTSKGPVFYSGKRVGMNEKEFFCHKFRTMRLNSDSVSITVGDRDPRVTGVGLIIRKLKIDELPQLWNVLMGEMTFVGPRPDTPKYVEYYKKEFRDYYK